A stretch of the Sulfurimonas sp. HSL3-1 genome encodes the following:
- a CDS encoding vWA domain-containing protein produces MFEGVFFEFPKVISFLFIFLACEALCRMRHQGFYFPHLAAFAAVTLKPSFWLWLLKWASIILLLVALMSPVKERVYQPVSTPGYAISLVVDASASMRNGDFDPDDRTRSRFEAVQEILQAFVTQRSSDSVGLVVFGTRTFTAAPPTTDMGMLSQIIGQLYVGIAGKYTALYEAMARGIVSLHGAKSAEKIVVVLTDGRNTPGAPVGSDVVGGLAAKEGVRLYAVVIGEEPAPQESILETLTAQSGGAYFTARDSASLADVYAQIDTLEKSPQRPPVLIVNEYYYIYPLFAGFLTLLLYIYLRNRSVA; encoded by the coding sequence ATGTTTGAAGGGGTCTTTTTCGAATTCCCGAAAGTCATCTCCTTCCTCTTCATTTTTCTGGCCTGCGAAGCGCTCTGCCGCATGCGCCACCAGGGCTTCTACTTTCCGCACCTCGCCGCCTTCGCGGCGGTCACGCTCAAACCCTCTTTCTGGCTCTGGCTGCTCAAATGGGCTTCAATCATCCTACTGCTCGTTGCCCTGATGTCGCCGGTGAAAGAGCGGGTCTACCAACCCGTCAGTACCCCGGGTTATGCGATCAGCCTGGTGGTGGACGCCAGCGCCTCCATGCGCAACGGCGACTTCGACCCGGACGACCGTACCCGCAGCCGGTTCGAGGCGGTCCAGGAGATCCTGCAGGCCTTTGTGACGCAGCGCAGCAGCGATAGCGTCGGTCTCGTCGTCTTCGGCACCCGCACGTTCACGGCCGCGCCGCCCACGACCGACATGGGGATGCTCTCGCAGATCATCGGGCAGCTCTATGTCGGCATCGCGGGCAAATACACGGCGCTCTACGAGGCGATGGCCCGGGGGATCGTCTCGCTGCACGGCGCGAAGAGCGCCGAAAAGATCGTCGTGGTTCTGACCGACGGCCGGAACACGCCCGGCGCTCCGGTGGGCAGCGACGTTGTCGGGGGGCTTGCGGCCAAAGAGGGGGTGCGCCTCTATGCCGTCGTTATCGGTGAAGAACCCGCCCCGCAGGAGTCGATTCTTGAGACGCTCACGGCGCAGAGCGGCGGCGCGTATTTCACGGCAAGGGACAGCGCATCCCTTGCCGATGTCTACGCGCAGATTGATACCCTGGAGAAGTCACCCCAGCGTCCGCCGGTGCTGATCGTCAATGAGTATTACTACATCTACCCGCTCTTTGCCGGCTTTCTGACACTGCTGCTCTATATTTACCTGCGCAACCGGAGTGTGGCATGA
- a CDS encoding DUF58 domain-containing protein, with product MGTVQRILVKARRQVFSELIGNNPSIFHGEGYDFIELREYMPGDDIRHIDWNITAKMRTPYIKIFREERELSVVVAMMLGGSVHFGQHRFKQEVMAEIAATVGYAVQYNSDALGYMLFADRLYDEGRPTKNRYAVSELTQKVDAFEAVGKKSDYAAMAKTLYQRIRRRSLLLVVGDFFELPQLRLLAKKHEVVCIIVRDRFEEHPPPFGFASLRDPESGMLLEGDFNARTVRNYEAKVREHDHALYEQLRKDGIRFTKIYTDDHIGVKLRRLFEGR from the coding sequence ATGGGAACGGTCCAGCGCATCCTCGTCAAGGCCAGACGCCAGGTCTTCAGCGAGCTCATCGGCAACAACCCCTCCATCTTCCACGGGGAGGGGTACGATTTTATCGAGTTGCGCGAGTACATGCCCGGCGACGACATCCGCCATATCGACTGGAACATCACGGCGAAGATGCGCACCCCCTACATCAAGATCTTCCGCGAAGAGCGGGAGCTCAGCGTCGTCGTCGCGATGATGCTCGGCGGCAGCGTCCATTTCGGGCAGCACCGTTTCAAGCAGGAGGTGATGGCGGAGATCGCCGCGACGGTGGGCTACGCCGTGCAGTACAACAGCGACGCGCTGGGCTACATGCTCTTTGCGGACCGCCTCTACGACGAGGGGCGCCCGACGAAGAACCGCTACGCCGTCTCCGAGCTGACGCAGAAGGTCGATGCCTTCGAGGCGGTCGGCAAAAAGAGCGATTACGCCGCGATGGCGAAGACGCTCTACCAGCGTATCCGCCGCCGCTCGCTGCTCCTTGTCGTCGGGGACTTCTTCGAACTTCCCCAACTGCGGCTGCTGGCAAAGAAGCATGAGGTCGTCTGCATCATCGTCCGCGACCGTTTCGAGGAGCATCCGCCGCCGTTCGGATTCGCCTCGCTGCGCGACCCCGAGAGCGGAATGCTGCTCGAGGGCGATTTCAACGCCCGGACCGTTCGCAATTACGAAGCGAAGGTCCGCGAGCATGATCATGCCCTCTACGAGCAGCTTCGCAAAGACGGCATCCGGTTTACGAAGATCTACACGGATGACCATATCGGCGTCAAACTCCGGCGCCTGTTCGAGGGGCGATAA
- a CDS encoding MoxR family ATPase: protein MYSKIEAIKSEVAKVVVGQEKMIDGLLIGLLCEGHILIEGIPGLAKTTTVKALSQSLGLQFKRVQFTPDLLPSDILGAEIYDPQHNAFKIKHGPVFTNLLLADEINRAPAKVQSALLEVMQERQVTIGEESFKLAPPFFVMATQNPVEQEGVYQLPEAQLDRFMLKLKVGYNTKEEELEIARRIAAGVSETINAVISHEDLEALKAEVKQVHVDEEVERYMIELVTATREPKAYGLDGLEDQLQFGASPRVSIDMFKAVKAMAYLRGKDYASPVDVAFIIKELMRHRIVLSYEAEADGVTADEIIDRVIEAVPLP from the coding sequence ATGTACTCCAAAATCGAAGCGATCAAGTCCGAGGTGGCCAAAGTCGTCGTTGGTCAGGAAAAGATGATCGACGGGCTGCTGATCGGCCTGCTCTGCGAAGGGCATATTCTTATCGAGGGAATCCCCGGGCTGGCGAAGACGACGACGGTCAAGGCGCTGTCGCAGAGCCTTGGGCTGCAGTTCAAACGGGTCCAGTTCACCCCGGACCTCCTCCCCTCGGATATCCTCGGCGCCGAGATCTACGACCCGCAGCATAACGCGTTCAAGATCAAGCACGGGCCGGTGTTTACGAACCTGCTGCTGGCCGACGAGATCAACCGGGCCCCGGCAAAGGTGCAGTCGGCCCTGCTGGAAGTGATGCAGGAGCGGCAGGTGACGATAGGCGAGGAGAGCTTCAAACTCGCACCTCCCTTCTTTGTTATGGCGACGCAGAACCCGGTGGAACAGGAGGGGGTCTACCAGCTTCCCGAGGCGCAGCTCGACCGGTTCATGCTCAAGCTCAAAGTCGGCTACAACACGAAAGAGGAGGAGCTCGAGATCGCCCGCCGTATTGCCGCGGGCGTCTCAGAGACGATCAACGCCGTTATCTCCCATGAAGACCTGGAAGCCCTCAAAGCGGAGGTCAAACAGGTGCACGTCGATGAAGAGGTGGAGCGCTACATGATCGAGCTGGTCACTGCGACCCGCGAGCCCAAGGCGTACGGGCTCGATGGCCTGGAAGATCAGCTGCAGTTCGGCGCAAGTCCCCGGGTGAGCATCGACATGTTCAAGGCTGTCAAGGCCATGGCCTACCTGCGCGGCAAGGATTACGCCAGCCCTGTTGACGTCGCTTTCATTATTAAAGAACTGATGCGCCACCGCATCGTACTCAGCTACGAGGCCGAGGCCGACGGCGTCACGGCGGACGAGATCATCGACCGGGTGATCGAAGCGGTCCCGCTGCCGTAG
- a CDS encoding rhodanese-like domain-containing protein, whose protein sequence is MKKLILFWLIVAGLLHAEVINAPASKTLLAKQIPIVDIRTPGEWKETGLVKGSIPIMFFDEKGGYNVDRFMLQLKAKVDTTKPFALICRTGSRTSMLAPFLAQTYGYTVYNLQGGIMTAYRAGLPIVPYQ, encoded by the coding sequence ATGAAAAAACTGATTCTATTTTGGCTTATTGTTGCCGGGCTCCTGCATGCCGAGGTCATCAATGCACCGGCAAGCAAGACCCTTCTGGCCAAACAGATCCCCATTGTCGATATCCGGACCCCCGGCGAGTGGAAAGAGACCGGCCTGGTCAAAGGGAGCATTCCCATCATGTTCTTCGACGAAAAAGGGGGGTATAACGTTGATCGCTTCATGCTTCAGCTCAAAGCCAAGGTCGATACGACCAAACCCTTCGCCCTGATCTGCCGTACCGGCAGCCGCACGTCGATGCTGGCCCCTTTCCTTGCGCAGACCTACGGCTATACCGTCTACAACCTGCAAGGCGGCATCATGACCGCCTACCGCGCGGGCCTTCCCATCGTTCCCTATCAATGA
- a CDS encoding translation initiation factor produces MSRGKKLDLFIGGDLGSGWSEVQERQAETPQELLAPEKHFLVFKREKRRGKTVTLVGPFALEKGDAEALLKRLKKKLGSGGSYKTPWMEFQGECSEKLRALLEAESFRFKK; encoded by the coding sequence ATGAGCCGCGGTAAGAAGCTTGACCTCTTTATCGGCGGGGACCTCGGCAGCGGCTGGTCGGAAGTGCAAGAGCGCCAAGCGGAAACGCCGCAGGAGCTGCTCGCACCGGAAAAACATTTTCTCGTCTTCAAGCGCGAAAAGCGGCGGGGAAAAACCGTGACACTGGTCGGCCCCTTTGCCCTGGAGAAGGGCGATGCCGAGGCTCTGTTGAAACGGCTGAAGAAAAAACTGGGCTCCGGCGGCAGCTACAAAACGCCGTGGATGGAGTTCCAGGGCGAATGCAGCGAAAAGCTGCGTGCCCTGCTCGAAGCCGAATCCTTCCGCTTTAAGAAATAA
- a CDS encoding DUF1653 domain-containing protein, whose protein sequence is MLKPGLYQHYKGNHYEVLGVAKHSETEEELVVYRALYGEHGLWVRPLAMFTECIPHEGVCIKRFEYIGEAHEPR, encoded by the coding sequence GTGCTTAAACCGGGCCTCTATCAGCACTACAAGGGGAACCATTATGAAGTGCTCGGCGTGGCCAAACACTCCGAAACGGAGGAGGAGCTCGTCGTCTACCGCGCCCTCTACGGCGAACATGGGCTCTGGGTGCGTCCCCTGGCGATGTTTACCGAATGTATCCCCCACGAAGGTGTCTGCATCAAACGGTTTGAATATATCGGAGAAGCCCATGAGCCGCGGTAA
- a CDS encoding DUF5718 family protein yields MENFNAYAGFGIAGNFALHLEQAGEIEDFKNLEVADENGPKGIFPFYMPGRDGQIGVYPLSSDTIKLPEDAALNVQAEPEVALECSLRYEDGQVVSITPERFAPYNDCSIRRPGARKISEKKNWGAMSKGLGAEMTPIDTFAESGVMDSWHIASFLRRGSELHRYGEDAALTGYSYFHTKLTDWIVNQLNMQTDTGPLEPVLSYLAAAGYPEKMIISIGATRYTAYGETTFLQADDEVIVVLYDTHCCDADTVMESIDAGAYKANGMRVLSQKVVGA; encoded by the coding sequence ATGGAAAACTTTAACGCCTATGCCGGGTTCGGCATCGCCGGCAACTTTGCCCTGCACCTGGAACAGGCCGGGGAGATCGAGGATTTCAAAAACCTCGAGGTCGCCGATGAAAACGGTCCCAAAGGGATCTTTCCCTTCTACATGCCGGGCCGTGACGGGCAGATCGGCGTTTACCCTCTCTCCTCCGATACCATCAAACTGCCCGAAGACGCCGCGCTGAACGTCCAGGCGGAACCGGAAGTGGCGCTGGAGTGCAGTCTGCGCTATGAAGACGGGCAGGTCGTTTCGATCACACCGGAGCGCTTCGCCCCCTACAACGACTGCTCCATCCGCCGCCCGGGGGCCAGGAAGATCTCGGAGAAGAAGAACTGGGGCGCGATGAGCAAGGGCCTCGGAGCGGAGATGACGCCCATTGACACCTTTGCTGAAAGCGGTGTGATGGACAGCTGGCACATCGCCTCTTTCCTGCGACGCGGCAGCGAATTGCACCGTTACGGCGAAGACGCCGCGCTGACGGGATACAGCTATTTTCACACCAAGCTCACGGATTGGATCGTTAACCAGCTCAATATGCAAACGGATACCGGCCCGCTGGAGCCGGTGCTCTCCTATCTTGCAGCGGCGGGGTACCCCGAGAAGATGATCATCAGCATCGGGGCGACGCGCTACACGGCTTACGGCGAGACGACGTTCTTGCAAGCAGACGATGAGGTGATCGTCGTACTCTACGATACGCACTGCTGCGACGCCGACACCGTGATGGAGAGCATCGACGCCGGTGCCTACAAAGCGAACGGGATGCGTGTCCTCTCTCAAAAGGTCGTCGGTGCTTAA
- a CDS encoding ABC-F family ATP-binding cassette domain-containing protein encodes MVQVTNLTKRFGSRVLFEGINLKLDPHKRYGLIGANGAGKTTFLKILSGQDKEFEGEISIESGLKVGVLGQNQFAFEDFTIADAVLYGNKRLYDAIKEKEELYTNGDFEDDAVNNRLAELEVISVEEDPTYEYDVNITKILENVGIPAENHHDLMSSLPSGDKFKVLLAQVLFPKPDVLFLDEPTNNLDIETISWLENELQRHEGTMVVISHDRHFLNAVVTNILDVDYQKIREFTGTYDDWYIAANVMAKQMEMERDKKLKEKEQLEAFVRRFSANASKAKQATSRQKQLEKLEIEDIKPSSRRDPSIVFKAKRQMGDEALDVLNVSHDYGEGPVLNNISLHIEPGEKIALIGPNGVGKTTLCQIIMEELKPKVGEVKWGATIEPGYFPQDTTDRIKSDDTLYDWLRAFDPKADISEIRNCLGRMLFNGEQQEKAATNISGGEKHRMMLSKLMLEGPNFLVMDEPTNHLDLEAIVALGEALFEFDGNVICVSHDRELLDAFASRIIELNPDGTYNDFKGSYEEYVEAKENGKL; translated from the coding sequence ATGGTACAAGTAACAAACCTGACAAAACGCTTCGGCAGCCGCGTGCTGTTCGAAGGCATCAACCTCAAACTCGATCCGCATAAGCGTTACGGTCTGATCGGGGCCAATGGCGCCGGGAAAACGACCTTTCTCAAGATCCTCAGCGGCCAGGACAAAGAGTTTGAGGGCGAGATTTCCATCGAATCGGGTCTGAAAGTCGGTGTCCTCGGTCAAAACCAGTTCGCTTTCGAAGATTTCACCATCGCCGACGCGGTACTGTACGGCAACAAGCGCCTCTACGATGCCATCAAGGAGAAAGAGGAGCTTTACACCAACGGCGATTTCGAAGACGACGCCGTTAACAACCGCCTGGCGGAGCTGGAAGTGATCAGCGTGGAAGAGGACCCGACGTACGAGTACGACGTCAACATTACGAAGATCCTCGAGAACGTCGGCATCCCGGCAGAAAATCATCATGACCTGATGTCCTCGCTGCCGAGCGGCGACAAATTCAAAGTTCTGCTGGCCCAGGTGCTCTTCCCGAAACCGGATGTCCTCTTCCTCGACGAACCGACCAACAACCTCGACATCGAAACGATCAGCTGGCTGGAGAACGAACTGCAGCGCCACGAGGGGACGATGGTCGTCATCTCCCACGACCGCCACTTCCTCAACGCCGTCGTCACGAACATCCTTGACGTCGACTACCAGAAGATCCGCGAATTCACCGGTACCTACGACGACTGGTACATTGCCGCGAACGTCATGGCGAAGCAGATGGAGATGGAGCGCGATAAGAAGCTGAAAGAAAAAGAGCAGCTTGAGGCCTTCGTCCGCCGCTTCTCCGCCAACGCCTCCAAAGCGAAGCAGGCGACGTCCCGCCAGAAACAGCTTGAGAAACTGGAGATTGAGGATATCAAGCCTTCCTCCCGCCGCGACCCCAGCATCGTCTTCAAAGCCAAACGCCAGATGGGCGACGAGGCTCTGGACGTCCTTAATGTAAGCCACGACTACGGCGAGGGCCCGGTCCTGAATAACATCAGCCTCCACATCGAGCCGGGCGAGAAGATCGCGCTGATCGGCCCGAACGGTGTCGGTAAAACGACGCTGTGCCAGATCATCATGGAGGAGCTCAAGCCCAAAGTGGGTGAGGTCAAATGGGGCGCGACGATCGAGCCGGGCTATTTCCCGCAGGACACGACTGACCGCATCAAGAGCGACGACACCCTCTATGACTGGCTGCGCGCCTTCGATCCGAAGGCGGACATCTCCGAGATCCGCAACTGCCTGGGGCGTATGCTCTTCAACGGCGAGCAGCAGGAGAAAGCGGCGACGAACATCTCCGGGGGCGAGAAGCACCGGATGATGCTGAGCAAACTGATGCTTGAAGGTCCGAACTTCCTTGTCATGGACGAACCGACCAACCACCTCGACCTTGAGGCGATCGTCGCGCTGGGCGAGGCGCTGTTCGAGTTCGACGGCAACGTCATCTGTGTCTCCCACGACCGCGAACTCCTCGACGCCTTCGCGTCGCGTATCATCGAGCTCAACCCCGACGGCACCTACAACGACTTCAAAGGCAGCTACGAAGAGTACGTCGAGGCGAAAGAGAATGGAAAACTTTAA
- a CDS encoding YchJ family protein, whose translation MQCYCGSGKTFEACCAPLIDGIAAAPGAEALMRSRYSAYVVGAGEYLVATTVPQKQVPEDAELIRQHAEATTWLGLEVLASQVQGADATVNFKAFYREGDGPIRVHHEKSTFRRIDGRWYYDEGTLYEASVGRNDPCPCGSGKKYKKCCMV comes from the coding sequence ATGCAATGTTATTGCGGCAGCGGAAAAACGTTTGAGGCGTGCTGTGCGCCGCTGATAGACGGCATTGCGGCGGCACCGGGGGCGGAAGCGCTGATGCGCTCCCGCTACAGCGCCTACGTCGTGGGGGCGGGGGAATACCTCGTCGCGACGACCGTTCCCCAGAAGCAGGTTCCCGAGGATGCCGAACTGATCCGGCAGCACGCGGAAGCGACGACGTGGCTGGGACTGGAAGTGCTCGCATCGCAAGTGCAAGGCGCGGATGCCACGGTGAACTTTAAAGCCTTCTACCGGGAGGGCGACGGCCCCATCCGGGTGCATCACGAAAAGAGCACCTTCCGCCGCATTGACGGCCGCTGGTATTACGACGAGGGCACCCTCTACGAAGCCTCGGTCGGGCGGAACGATCCCTGCCCCTGCGGCAGCGGCAAAAAATACAAAAAGTGCTGTATGGTATAA
- a CDS encoding RNA-binding S4 domain-containing protein, producing MTYTIEDEYIELYKLIKLLDLVDSGGQAKQLIEDELVYRNGEIETRKRAKIRPGETIHIGEVTIKTV from the coding sequence ATGACTTATACAATCGAAGACGAGTACATTGAACTCTATAAACTCATTAAACTGCTCGACCTCGTCGACAGCGGCGGGCAGGCCAAACAGCTGATCGAAGACGAGCTGGTCTACCGCAACGGCGAGATCGAAACCCGCAAACGGGCGAAGATCCGCCCCGGTGAAACCATCCACATCGGCGAAGTGACCATTAAGACCGTCTGA